In Primulina eburnea isolate SZY01 chromosome 5, ASM2296580v1, whole genome shotgun sequence, a single window of DNA contains:
- the LOC140831785 gene encoding uncharacterized protein → MKKDNKTEKFRFVNPHTIPYMPYVSKLDRNAKIEHLNERASVLAERLSVASTNQLFLVPHNVGYHWILTVIDPYKEMVYLLDSLSHRNRYDDWKYVVDMSVRLFNSNKDREGKKQAIWEVVKGPRQPDSKQCGFHVMRFMREMIEKNATSEKNSISSIFMKTEYSKEEIDEVRSEWAECIQDYIYE, encoded by the exons ATGAAAAAAGACAACAAGACTGAAAAGTTTAGATTTGTCAATCCACACACGATACCATACATGCCATATGTATCCAAACTTGACAGAAACGCTAAAATCGAACACTTGAATGAAAGAGCAAGTGTTTTGGCTGAAAGACTAAGTGTTGCATCAACAAATCAACTATTTTTAGTGCCACATAATGTTGG TTATCATTGGATTCTCACTGTCATCGATCCTTACAAGGAGATGGTTTATTTGTTGGATTCACTTAGTCATCGAAACCGTTACGATGACTGGAAATATGTGGTGGATAT GAGTGTAAGATTGTTTAATTCAAATAAGGATAGGGAAGGGAAAAAACAAGCTATATGGGAAGTAGTAAAG ggTCCACGACAACCAGATTCGAAACAATGTGGTTTTCATGTTATGAGATTTATGAGAGAAATGATTGAAAAAAATGCTACCAGTGAGAAGAACTCGATATCTTCAATT TTCATGAAAACTGAGTATTCCAAGGAAGAGATTGATGAAGTGCGATCCGAGTGGGCGGAATGCATACAAGACTATATTTACGAATAG
- the LOC140831422 gene encoding uncharacterized protein, with protein MEAKILISEQDARIAEQNARISDQDARIQRLEEMFKKGASNFDIEEKGSCSVKLHPMSDDKIKKSVSNYATSHDDDMKTLSNAEFLQGKPVALALDSRTNIVAYCTIVQVNADDKLFHGVPSPITCMHISIDNVVEKLAHLPFPIQNECDTVGDAVGTYVAWPAHFVVIQDEKLQKKKIVDHRNKIGLSSSVPRSLHLLYCYCKRALTDEQSLSLFFYHDLFDESYELLLHLEDINPFYSFDPISANCIVVYMW; from the exons ATGGAGGCGAAGATATTAATCTCAGAACAAGATGCACGAATCGCAGAACAAAATGCACGCATATCAGATCAAGATGCACGCATACAGAGACTTGAAGAAATGTTCAAAAAGGGTGCAAGCAACTTTGACATTGAAGAAAAAGGTAGTTGCTCTGTAAAGTTGCATCCCATGAGTGacgataaaataaaaaagagtGTCTCGAACTATGCAACTTCGCATGATGATGACATGAAAACTTTGAGCAATGCTGAGTTTCTGCAG GGCAAGCCGGTTGCATTGGCATTGGACTCTAGGACCAACATTGTTGCCTACTGTACAATTGTCCAAGTCAATGCAGATGATAAATTATTTCATGGTGTTCCATCACCCATTACTTGCATGCACATATCCATTGATAATGTTGTGGAAAAATTAGCACATTTGCCATTTCCAATTCAAAACGAATGTGATACTGTTGGTGATGCTGTTGGAACATATGTAGCTTGGCCAGCACACTTCGTAGTAATTCAAGATGAG AAGCTTCAAAAGAAGAAAATTGTCGACCACAGAAATAAGATTGGTTTGTCTTCAAGTGTGCCAAGATCTTTACAtcttttgtattgttattgtaaACGTGCTCTAACCGATGAACAAAGTTTATCACTGTTTTTTtatcatgatttatttgacGAGAGTTACGAACTACTTCTTCACCTTGAAGACATCAATCCTTTCTATAGTTTTGATCCAATATCTGCCAATTGTATTGTTGTGTACATGTGGTAA